GCCTCGACCACCGCCTCCAGCTCGCCCAGCACGGACTGGTGCCTGCCGCACGCCAGCTCCGCGTCGAAGTAGTCCTCCATCGCGTCGAGCCGGGCGTTCTCCACGACGGTCAGCTCGGGCCAGCAGATGCCGCTCTCCACGAGGTCGGCCAGCGCCGCGCCGCGCCACGTGGCCAGCGCCTCGCGCAGCACCTTCGCCTCGACCTCGGGCCGGCCCCGCTCGGCACGGCCGCGCTCGGCGAGCTCGTGGAACCGGTACAGGTCCACCCGCGCCGGGTCCACCTGCAGGACGTAGCCGGGCGCCTGGGTGGACAGCCGGGGCGCGCCCGGCCCGTCGGTCGCCGACAGCGCGGCCCGCAGGCTCCACACCGCGTTCTGGAGCATCTTCCGCGCCGAGGCGGGTGGGTCCTCACCCGGCCACAGCGCGGACAGCAACTGGCTGGTCGGCACCACCTGGTTCGCCTTGAGCAACAGGAAGCCGAGCGTGGCGCGCTGCTTGATGCCGCCGAGCGCGATCGGTCGCCCGTCGTGCAGCACTTCCAGTGGACCCAGTAATCGGAACTCCATGGTTTCTATCCCCCAGCTGTCGTCGGACGGGCCGGAGCGGGTGGTCCCGCCCCGGCCGCCACGTGATCGGCGGCGTTGCCGAACCGACCACGCGTCAGGCGTTGCTCTTCTCCGCGGGGATCTCCCGCTCCGCCGAGGAACCGCGCACCAGCACCGCGGTCACCACCGCGATGGCCACCGTCGCCACCGCGCCCACCAGGCCGACCACGTTCAACCCGGAGGTGAACGCCGACCGCGCGGCCTCGACCACGTCCGCGCCGCCCACGGCCAGCGCTCCGGCCAGCGACTCCACCGCGTCGGCCGGGACGCCCTCGGGCAGCTGGGACCGGTACACCGCGGTGCCCACGCTGCCCAGCACCGCGACACCCAGCGCCAGGCCGAACTCCATGCTGGTCTCCGACATCGCCGCCGCGGACCCGGCCCGCTCGGCGGGCGCGGCGCCCACCACCAGCTCGGTGCCCAGCGCCATCATCGGCCCGATGCCCAGGTAGACCACGACCAGCCCGGTCACCACCAGCGCGAGGCCGCCCGGACCGTCCACGAACACCAGCAGCAGGTAGCCCACCGCCGACACCGCGAGCGCCGCCGCCACCAGCTTGCCGGGCGCGACCCGCTTCGCCAGCGCCGGCGCCACCATCGACGACGCGATCATCGCCACCGCCGAGGGCAGCAGCCACAGCCCGGCGGCCAGCGGCGAGTGGCCCTCGACCATCTGCAGGTACTGGGTCACGAACATGTAGACCACGCCGACGACCGCGAGGCCGACGAGCAGGGCCAGCAGCGCCCCCAGGAACGCCGGTCGCGAGAACAGCCGCACGTCCAGCAGCGGGTCCGGCAGCGACTTCTGCCGCCGCACGAACACCACGGCCAGCCCCAGGCCGACGACGATCGCCGCGATCGCGCCCAACCCGAGGCCGTCCGCCGCGACGACCTTGAGCCCGTAGATCACCGGCAGGATCGCCGCCAGCGACAGCAGCACGCTCACCAGGTCGATCCGACCCGGGTCGGGGTCGCGCGACTCGGGCAGCAGGATCGGCGCGGCCACCAGCAGCAGCACCATCACCGGCACCGCCAGCAGGAACACCGAGCCCCACCAGAACAGCTCCAGCAGCGCGCCGCCGATCAGCGGGCCCGCCGCCACGCCGACCGAGAAGCACGCCGCCCACACCGCGATCGCGACGCCGCGCTGGCCCGCGTCGTGGAACATGTTGGTGATCAGCGCCAGCGTCGAGGGCATCAGGGTCGCGCCCGCGATGCCCAGCAGGGCCCGCGCGCCGATCAGCATCGCCGGGTCGGTCGCGTACGCGGCGGCCACCGACGCCGCGCCGAACGCCAGCGCGCCGATCAGGAGCAGCTTGCGGCGGCCGATCCGGTCGCCGAGCGTGCCCATGGTGATCAGGAACCCGGCGATCATGAACCCGTACACGTCGATGATCCACAGGGTCTCGGCGCCGCTGGGGCGCAGGTCCGCGCCCAGGTGCGGCAACGCGAGGTAGAGCACCGTCGCG
This genomic window from Saccharothrix sp. HUAS TT1 contains:
- a CDS encoding MFS transporter; its protein translation is MERTERAGAREWLGLAVLALPTLLLSVDATVLYLALPHLGADLRPSGAETLWIIDVYGFMIAGFLITMGTLGDRIGRRKLLLIGALAFGAASVAAAYATDPAMLIGARALLGIAGATLMPSTLALITNMFHDAGQRGVAIAVWAACFSVGVAAGPLIGGALLELFWWGSVFLLAVPVMVLLLVAAPILLPESRDPDPGRIDLVSVLLSLAAILPVIYGLKVVAADGLGLGAIAAIVVGLGLAVVFVRRQKSLPDPLLDVRLFSRPAFLGALLALLVGLAVVGVVYMFVTQYLQMVEGHSPLAAGLWLLPSAVAMIASSMVAPALAKRVAPGKLVAAALAVSAVGYLLLVFVDGPGGLALVVTGLVVVYLGIGPMMALGTELVVGAAPAERAGSAAAMSETSMEFGLALGVAVLGSVGTAVYRSQLPEGVPADAVESLAGALAVGGADVVEAARSAFTSGLNVVGLVGAVATVAIAVVTAVLVRGSSAEREIPAEKSNA